Proteins co-encoded in one Setaria viridis chromosome 9, Setaria_viridis_v4.0, whole genome shotgun sequence genomic window:
- the LOC117841030 gene encoding SUMO-conjugating enzyme SCE1, whose amino-acid sequence MSGGIARGRLAEERKAWRKNHPHGFVARPETLADGSANLMIWNCTIPGKQGTDWEGGYYPLTLHFSEDYPSKPPKCKFPQGFFHPNVYPSGTVCLSILNEDSGWRPAITVKQILVGIQDLLDQPNPADPAQTDGYHLFIQDPAEYKRRVRLQAKQYPALV is encoded by the exons atgTCGGGAGGGATCGCGCGCGGCCGCCTCGCCGAGGAGCGCAAGGCCTGGCGCAAGAACCACCCCCAC GGGTTCGTGGCGAGGCCGGAGACGCTCGCCGACGGGTCGGCGAACCTCATGATCTGGAACTGCACCATCCCCGGCAAGCAGGGG ACTGATTGGGAAGGTGGGTATTACCCTCTTACCCTTCATTTCAGTGAGGACTACCCTAGCAAACCCCCCAAGTGCAAGTTTCCACAGGGTTTTTTTCACCCAAATGTCTATCCTTCAGGGACAGTCTGCCTCTCAATTCTCAATGAGGATAGC GGCTGGAGACCTGCTATCACTGTTAAGCAGATTCTAGTTGGAATACAGGACTTGCTTGATCAGCCTAATCCAGCTGATCCTGCTCAAACTGACGGTTATCACCTTTTCATCCAG GATCCAGCAGAATACAAGAGACGTGTTCGTCTGCAGGCCAAGCAGTATCCTGCTCTGGTGTGA
- the LOC117841029 gene encoding putative expansin-A30 → MASPSTAILLALVIALACAATTADARFTAMQWTPAHATFYGDETAAETMGGACGYGNLYATGYGTDTAALSTTLFKDGYGCGTCYQIRCAGSRWCYWGSPVITVTATNLCPPNWAQDTNNGGWCNPPRTHFDLSKPAFMKMAQWRAGIVPVMYRRVPCVRRGGLRFALQGNPYWLLAYVMNVAGAGDVAEMWVRSGARGAWVRMSHNWGASYQAFAQLGGRSLSFKVTSYTTRQTVVATDVAPANWCLGLTYQARVNFS, encoded by the exons ATGGCTTCTCCATCCACAGCCATCTTGTTGGCCCTCGTCATCGCATTGGCCTGTGCGGCCACCACGGCGGACGCGAGGTTCACGGCGATGCAGTGGACTCCGGCGCACGCCACGTTCTACGGCGACGAGACCGCGGCTGAGACCATGG GTGGGGCGTGCGGGTACGGCAACCTGTACGCGACCGGGTACGGCACGGACACGGCGGCGCTGAGCACGACGCTGTTCAAGGACGGGTACGGGTGCGGGACGTGCTACCAGATCCGGTGCGCGGGCTCCCGCTGGTGCTACTGGGGCTCCCCGGTGATCACGGTGACGGCCACCAACCTGTGCCCGCCCAACTGGGCGCAGGACACCAACAACGGCGGGTGGTGCAACCCGCCGCGCACCCACTTCGACCTCTCCAAGCCGGCCTTCATGAAGATGGCGCAGTGGCGCGCCGGCATCGTGCCGGTGATGTACCGCCGGGTGCCGTGCGTGAGGCGGGGCGGCCTCCGGTTCGCGCTCCAGGGGAACCCCTACTGGCTGCTGGCGTACGTCATgaacgtcgccggcgccggcgacgtcgcggaGATGTGGGTGAGGAGCGGCGCACGCGGCGCATGGGTGCGCATGAGCCACAACTGGGGCGCGTCGTACCAGGCGTTCGCGCAGCTCGGTGGACGGTCGCTCAGCTTCAAGGTGACGTCCTACACCACGCGGCAGACCGTCGTAGCCACCGACGTCGCGCCGGCCAACTGGTGCCTCGGGCTCACGTACCAGGCCCGCGTCAACTTCTCCTGA